A genomic window from Sulfurospirillum diekertiae includes:
- a CDS encoding phosphopantetheine-binding protein, whose protein sequence is MVDIRTLKEILIKNLKLEDMKPEDIDDTMPLFGENGLGLDSVDSIELVLTIDKEFGVKISDSKEYEKIFANVQSLLDFINAHK, encoded by the coding sequence ATGGTGGATATACGAACACTGAAAGAGATTTTGATTAAAAATTTGAAATTAGAAGATATGAAACCTGAAGATATAGATGACACGATGCCACTTTTTGGAGAGAATGGTTTAGGGCTCGATTCTGTGGATTCCATTGAGCTTGTTTTAACCATTGACAAAGAATTTGGTGTCAAAATTTCTGACTCCAAAGAATACGAAAAAATATTTGCAAATGTTCAAAGTTTATTAGATTTTATTAATGCCCACAAATAG
- a CDS encoding DEAD/DEAH box helicase — translation MENNTTTFESFGLNPEILKAVVEAGFTEPSPVQVEAIPLVLAGNDIVAQAQTGTGKTAAFGLPTLSMLDQHLNKVQLLVITPTRELATQVSDELYSLGRFCGIKTVTIYGGSSYSRQIGLIEKGASVIVATPGRMLDLLKNGRLPGFAPKMVVLDEADEMLDMGFLEDIEEIFTYLPKERQTLLFSATMPDPIKRLASKILHEPKFVSITPKDHTTNEDIEQLYYVINEYERDDAMIRLLDALEPEKSIVFCRTKKEVDRLSTQLMAVGHAAKGLHGDMEQNQRESVIKAFRSSQIEILVATDVAARGLNVADISHVFNYHMPFDPESYVHRIGRTGRAGKKGTAITLVTPIEFHSMQRIGKKVGSKIEHRIVPSLRDVKENKLVKIADDIKNADLNENASKLLSILEEEMDMSQIALKLLSNLLKENTPVGPDKIGLDKKTLESVVKNIEERDGGRGGRSGGYRGNSGGGYRGSRDGGGYRGNSSRDGGGYRGTSSTGSRDGGGYKGANPRDGGSRDARPPRGDGVPRSDSRGESRNPFAKEGSSSTPREGGYKGNRDSGDSRPPRAPRADRPSAPRSDAGRAPKAAPRNAYKKD, via the coding sequence ATGGAAAATAACACAACCACATTTGAATCATTTGGCTTAAACCCAGAGATTCTTAAAGCCGTCGTAGAGGCTGGCTTTACAGAACCAAGTCCCGTACAAGTCGAGGCGATCCCTTTAGTACTAGCGGGTAACGACATCGTTGCTCAAGCACAAACCGGTACCGGTAAAACGGCCGCTTTTGGTCTCCCAACACTCAGTATGCTCGACCAACACCTTAATAAAGTACAACTTTTAGTCATTACACCAACACGTGAACTTGCAACGCAAGTCAGTGATGAGCTCTACTCACTCGGTCGTTTTTGCGGTATTAAAACCGTTACCATCTATGGTGGTAGTTCGTATTCACGTCAAATTGGCTTGATCGAAAAAGGTGCAAGCGTTATCGTTGCCACACCGGGTCGTATGCTTGATCTTCTTAAAAATGGCAGACTTCCAGGTTTTGCTCCTAAGATGGTCGTTTTAGATGAAGCGGATGAGATGCTTGATATGGGCTTTTTAGAAGACATTGAAGAGATTTTTACTTACCTTCCCAAAGAGCGTCAAACCCTACTTTTTTCTGCAACGATGCCAGATCCTATCAAACGTCTTGCTAGCAAAATCTTACATGAGCCAAAATTTGTCAGCATTACGCCAAAAGATCACACCACCAATGAAGACATTGAACAACTTTACTACGTGATCAACGAGTATGAGAGAGACGATGCAATGATTCGTCTTTTGGACGCTTTAGAGCCTGAAAAATCCATCGTTTTCTGCCGTACCAAAAAAGAGGTTGACAGACTTTCAACCCAACTCATGGCAGTCGGTCATGCAGCCAAAGGGTTGCATGGCGATATGGAACAAAATCAACGTGAGAGCGTGATTAAAGCATTCCGTAGTTCACAAATCGAAATCCTTGTGGCAACCGATGTTGCGGCACGTGGTTTGAATGTTGCTGACATCAGCCACGTTTTTAACTACCACATGCCATTTGATCCAGAGAGTTATGTTCACCGTATCGGTAGAACCGGACGTGCGGGCAAAAAAGGGACTGCGATTACCTTGGTAACCCCAATTGAATTTCACTCCATGCAACGCATCGGTAAAAAAGTTGGCTCTAAAATCGAACACAGAATTGTTCCAAGTTTACGCGATGTAAAAGAGAACAAGCTTGTTAAAATTGCCGATGATATTAAAAATGCAGATCTTAACGAAAATGCAAGCAAACTGCTTTCAATTCTTGAAGAAGAGATGGATATGTCGCAAATTGCGCTTAAACTGCTTTCAAATCTTCTCAAAGAAAACACTCCAGTCGGTCCTGATAAAATCGGTTTAGATAAAAAAACCTTAGAGTCCGTCGTTAAAAACATCGAAGAGCGTGATGGTGGTCGTGGCGGCAGAAGTGGCGGTTACAGAGGAAACTCTGGCGGCGGTTACAGAGGCTCACGTGATGGTGGCGGTTATAGAGGAAACTCTTCACGCGACGGCGGTGGTTACAGAGGTACATCATCCACAGGTTCTCGTGATGGTGGCGGCTACAAAGGGGCTAACCCACGTGATGGCGGAAGCAGAGATGCTCGCCCTCCAAGAGGTGATGGTGTGCCTAGAAGTGATAGCAGAGGCGAAAGCCGTAACCCTTTTGCCAAAGAGGGAAGCAGTTCAACACCACGCGAAGGTGGGTACAAAGGCAACCGTGATAGCGGTGATAGCAGACCACCACGCGCGCCAAGAGCCGATAGACCCAGTGCTCCACGCTCTGATGCAGGACGCGCTCCCAAAGCCGCTCCAAGAAACGCATACAAAAAAGACTAA
- a CDS encoding LysE family translocator: MGEYAFLLAIATVFMLGTMSPGPSFILIAKTAVSKSRKEGFGVAIGLGMGAVVFSLLAIFGLYAILETVPFLYGALKVAGGMYLVYLAYKMWKYAATPLETKLSLEHKPKSFFKAVLFGFATQMSNPKTAIIIGSIFAALLPKEVPPFGTLFICLIAFIIDASWYSCVVGLLSTQKAQKIYLRTKKYIDRIAGSVLGILGLKLALDRV; the protein is encoded by the coding sequence ATGGGTGAGTATGCTTTTCTTTTAGCGATAGCGACGGTATTTATGTTAGGGACGATGAGTCCGGGACCTAGTTTTATTTTGATTGCCAAAACGGCTGTTTCCAAGTCTCGCAAAGAGGGCTTTGGCGTGGCGATTGGTTTGGGCATGGGTGCGGTTGTGTTTTCACTGTTAGCCATTTTTGGACTCTACGCCATTTTAGAAACCGTGCCTTTTTTGTACGGCGCTTTAAAAGTAGCAGGAGGCATGTACCTTGTCTATTTAGCCTATAAAATGTGGAAATACGCCGCCACACCTTTAGAGACTAAGCTCAGTTTAGAGCACAAACCAAAGAGTTTTTTTAAGGCCGTTTTATTTGGTTTTGCCACACAGATGAGCAACCCAAAAACGGCGATCATCATCGGAAGTATTTTTGCCGCTTTGCTTCCCAAAGAGGTACCGCCTTTTGGAACGCTGTTTATTTGCCTTATCGCGTTTATCATTGATGCTTCGTGGTACTCGTGTGTTGTCGGACTTTTATCAACGCAAAAAGCGCAAAAGATTTACTTGCGCACAAAGAAATACATCGATAGAATCGCAGGAAGCGTACTCGGTATTTTAGGTCTTAAATTAGCGCTCGATAGGGTGTAG
- a CDS encoding heavy-metal-associated domain-containing protein, with protein sequence MKKWLILLLPLMLFAKEEVVIKVAEMHCPMCTTAVKKALKSVEGVESSKVTLETKLAVVIAKDGVDDKTFLEAVKTTGYEGVMVSRKHLKE encoded by the coding sequence ATGAAGAAATGGTTGATACTCCTTTTGCCGTTGATGCTCTTTGCCAAAGAAGAAGTGGTCATCAAAGTCGCTGAAATGCACTGCCCAATGTGCACCACCGCGGTTAAAAAAGCACTGAAAAGTGTCGAGGGTGTTGAGTCATCTAAAGTGACGTTAGAGACGAAATTAGCGGTCGTCATTGCCAAAGATGGTGTTGACGATAAGACGTTTTTAGAAGCGGTGAAAACGACAGGGTATGAGGGCGTGATGGTTTCACGTAAGCATTTGAAGGAGTAG
- a CDS encoding mercuric transporter MerT family protein — protein sequence MKKEILGVLTALLSAFAATACCLPPLLFLLFGISFGFLSFLEVLTPFRIPLSLLSLFVLWLSWRSYTHHTFTCNPQKRKRYVLFYSLILGVIVLILLYPEWANLLIGNDE from the coding sequence ATGAAAAAAGAGATTCTAGGCGTACTAACAGCACTGCTCTCAGCCTTTGCCGCAACGGCGTGTTGTCTGCCACCACTGCTGTTTTTACTCTTTGGAATCTCTTTTGGATTTTTAAGTTTCTTGGAAGTCCTCACCCCGTTTCGCATACCACTCTCCTTATTATCGCTCTTTGTTTTGTGGCTTTCATGGCGAAGTTACACGCATCACACCTTTACATGTAACCCTCAAAAGAGGAAGCGTTATGTTTTGTTTTATTCGCTGATTTTAGGCGTTATTGTATTGATATTGCTCTACCCTGAATGGGCAAATTTACTGATAGGAAATGATGAATGA
- a CDS encoding transglutaminase-like domain-containing protein translates to MQRRTFMKGCVALGASSVILPQVSILEASEPKSKTRIFFVTNSYNLKHENKNGLTKLWIPLPQETSYQKVSDFKFSSNATNAYVTDKNSYKARTLYAEWKNGGEKLLEVTYTITTNERNTDLSKATASTKYPKDVAHYLKPTAHIPTSGKVKELALKITATSKTPLEKAKAIYAWVTENMYRDNAVVGCGLGDAGKAIENNIMGGKCTDISSVFVALMRSVGVPAREVFGIRLGSSRYSKACGSSDEKGLSKITGGEHCRAEFYLDGAGWVPCDPADVAKVILTEKMTLNDPLVKEVREYFFGNWEMNWMGYNTARDFVLSPTPAQKPLNMFGYPYGEVEDEVLDYYAPAAFSYSFVSQEKL, encoded by the coding sequence ATGCAAAGAAGAACGTTTATGAAAGGGTGTGTTGCACTTGGTGCTAGCTCCGTTATTTTACCTCAGGTTTCAATTTTGGAAGCCAGTGAACCAAAATCAAAAACACGTATTTTTTTCGTCACAAACAGTTACAACCTCAAACACGAAAATAAAAATGGTTTGACGAAACTTTGGATTCCTCTCCCTCAAGAAACAAGTTATCAAAAAGTGAGCGATTTTAAATTTAGTTCTAACGCAACCAATGCGTATGTGACCGACAAAAATAGCTACAAAGCCCGAACGCTTTACGCTGAGTGGAAAAATGGTGGCGAAAAACTTCTCGAAGTGACCTACACGATTACGACGAATGAGCGCAATACTGACCTCTCAAAAGCAACCGCTTCAACCAAATACCCTAAAGATGTCGCGCACTACCTCAAACCAACCGCGCATATCCCCACCAGTGGAAAAGTTAAAGAGCTAGCGCTTAAAATTACCGCTACGTCTAAAACACCTCTTGAAAAAGCCAAAGCAATTTACGCATGGGTCACTGAAAATATGTACCGTGACAATGCCGTCGTCGGTTGTGGTTTAGGCGACGCGGGCAAAGCAATTGAAAATAACATCATGGGTGGAAAATGTACGGACATCAGCTCTGTTTTTGTCGCGCTTATGAGAAGTGTGGGCGTGCCGGCTCGTGAAGTGTTTGGTATTCGTTTAGGCAGTTCGCGTTACTCCAAAGCATGCGGAAGCAGTGATGAAAAAGGTTTGTCAAAAATCACCGGAGGCGAGCATTGTAGAGCTGAGTTTTACCTTGATGGCGCAGGCTGGGTTCCATGCGATCCTGCCGATGTGGCTAAAGTCATCTTGACAGAGAAAATGACGCTGAACGATCCACTTGTGAAAGAAGTCCGTGAGTATTTCTTCGGCAACTGGGAGATGAACTGGATGGGTTACAACACAGCGCGTGATTTCGTGCTCTCTCCAACACCAGCGCAAAAACCACTCAATATGTTTGGTTACCCGTACGGCGAAGTCGAAGATGAAGTGCTAGACTATTACGCTCCTGCGGCGTTCAGTTATAGTTTTGTTTCTCAAGAAAAACTCTAA
- a CDS encoding DNA adenine methylase — protein MNYIGSKAKLLPFIHATIEAFVGHDLSSTVFCDLFAGSGIVGHSFAQKGCTILSNDLEYYSYVLNQALLQTGVLDDVSNIMESLNELPLKEGLIYDYYCHGSGSGRNYFSDENGKKIDALRQGIEAYKKDEKHYFFLLASLLLSADKVANTASVYSAFLKHLKPLAQISLSFEPLDYQPTQKPHQIFCEDANVLISKLKGDILYLDPPYNRRQYGANYHILNTIAHYDHFNPKGKTGVRSYESSSFCKPITALRALEKLIQEAQFSYIFLSYNDEGLIACEEIASMMKKYGKYNNVKVPHQRFKSYQNRLKKRLNYEHLHILEKI, from the coding sequence ATGAACTATATTGGTTCAAAAGCAAAGCTTCTTCCTTTCATTCATGCCACCATAGAAGCTTTTGTGGGGCATGATCTCTCTTCCACAGTCTTTTGTGATCTTTTTGCGGGTAGCGGCATCGTTGGGCACTCATTTGCGCAAAAAGGGTGCACGATTTTGAGCAACGATCTTGAATACTACAGCTATGTCCTCAATCAGGCACTTTTGCAAACAGGCGTGCTTGATGATGTCTCTAACATCATGGAATCGCTGAATGAATTACCTCTTAAAGAGGGGCTAATTTATGACTATTATTGTCACGGTAGCGGAAGTGGTAGAAACTATTTTAGTGATGAAAATGGCAAAAAAATAGATGCCTTGCGCCAAGGGATTGAAGCGTATAAAAAAGATGAAAAACACTACTTTTTTCTGTTAGCATCCTTGTTGCTCAGTGCCGATAAAGTTGCAAATACGGCTTCAGTGTACAGCGCTTTTTTAAAGCATTTAAAGCCTTTAGCCCAAATTTCATTATCGTTTGAACCATTGGATTATCAGCCAACGCAAAAGCCTCATCAGATTTTTTGTGAAGATGCCAATGTGCTTATCTCAAAACTAAAGGGCGATATTCTCTACCTTGATCCACCGTATAATCGTCGCCAATATGGGGCGAATTATCATATTTTAAATACGATTGCACATTATGATCATTTTAACCCTAAAGGTAAAACAGGTGTCAGGAGCTATGAAAGTTCATCTTTTTGTAAACCCATAACGGCGTTGCGTGCATTAGAAAAATTGATTCAAGAGGCACAGTTTTCGTATATTTTTTTGAGCTACAATGATGAAGGATTAATCGCTTGTGAGGAGATTGCTTCCATGATGAAAAAGTATGGAAAATATAATAACGTAAAAGTGCCGCATCAACGCTTTAAATCCTATCAAAATAGGCTCAAAAAACGCCTAAACTACGAGCATCTTCATATTTTGGAAAAAATTTAG
- a CDS encoding response regulator has protein sequence MHFLVVDDSSTMRRILCNTLGSIGYSTTEAEDGLDALKKIKNQKFDAIMTDWNMPKMNGLELVRNLRAMEEYKYTPIIMVTTEGGKREVITAIKEGVNNYIVKPFTANVLREKLKEIV, from the coding sequence ATGCATTTTTTAGTGGTTGATGATAGCTCAACAATGCGCAGAATTTTGTGCAACACCTTAGGCAGTATCGGGTACAGTACAACAGAAGCAGAAGACGGACTGGATGCGCTTAAAAAAATCAAAAATCAAAAATTTGATGCCATCATGACTGACTGGAATATGCCTAAAATGAACGGCTTAGAGCTTGTACGCAACCTTCGAGCCATGGAAGAATATAAATACACTCCCATCATTATGGTCACAACCGAAGGCGGCAAACGTGAAGTGATTACGGCGATCAAAGAAGGTGTCAATAATTATATTGTCAAACCTTTTACGGCTAATGTTCTTCGTGAAAAGCTGAAAGAGATCGTCTAA
- a CDS encoding allophanate hydrolase-related protein produces the protein MKKTIQIAVCGAHMQGLPLNHQLLSLDAVFVKTCKTLAGYRLFDVPQKVPPRPGMLKDSTSSYALELEVWEMPLENFGAFMVQIASPLCIGTVVLEDGSSVYGFLCEADALKGAKEISQYGGWRNYLTCKD, from the coding sequence ATGAAAAAAACCATTCAAATTGCCGTATGTGGCGCACATATGCAAGGTCTGCCACTCAATCATCAACTGCTTAGCCTAGACGCCGTGTTTGTCAAAACGTGCAAAACGCTTGCTGGGTATCGTCTCTTTGATGTTCCCCAAAAAGTACCACCCCGACCAGGAATGCTCAAAGACAGCACGAGCTCATACGCGCTAGAGCTGGAAGTGTGGGAAATGCCACTGGAAAATTTTGGAGCATTTATGGTGCAGATCGCTTCTCCTTTGTGCATTGGTACGGTTGTGTTAGAAGATGGAAGCAGTGTGTATGGCTTTTTATGTGAAGCGGATGCTCTGAAAGGCGCGAAAGAAATCAGTCAATATGGTGGATGGCGAAACTATCTTACATGTAAAGATTAA
- the atzF gene encoding allophanate hydrolase translates to MTLLHVKQNYAQNACTPRELVQQIKERIAHFSDNPIWLHVLSDTELEPYLTRLEQASMEALPLYGVPFAIKDNIDLAGIPTTAACPDFTYVPERSAFVVEKLIEAGAIPIGKTNLDQFATGLVGTRSPYGACQNSIDSAYISGGSSSGSAVSVALDMVVFSLGTDTAGSGRVPAAFNNLCGFKASKGVVSTSGVVPACRSLDCVSLFCKEASDVSAIFEIMASFDEEDVYARALPPQKRAIPLNFTFGVPKASDLQFFGDTEAKVLFEKSIERLIGLGGVPKEIDFTPFLEAANLLYSGPWVSERYVATQTLLHTSPKSFLEVTRAIIAQGEAKKASEYFEAEYQLKAYRRAAEKILAEVDFCVTPTTGTIYTIEAIQADPITLNSNLGYYTNFMNLLDLAAYALPAGERSNHLPFGITIFADHFNDEALLEMGERYMKESI, encoded by the coding sequence ATGACACTTTTACATGTAAAGCAAAATTACGCTCAAAATGCGTGTACACCACGAGAATTGGTGCAACAGATTAAAGAGCGCATCGCACACTTTTCAGACAATCCTATCTGGTTGCATGTGTTAAGCGATACGGAGTTAGAGCCTTACTTGACGAGACTGGAGCAAGCTTCGATGGAAGCATTACCGCTTTACGGTGTTCCTTTTGCGATTAAAGACAACATTGACTTAGCGGGCATTCCTACCACTGCGGCGTGTCCTGATTTTACCTATGTGCCAGAGCGATCTGCTTTTGTGGTCGAAAAACTGATTGAAGCGGGCGCGATTCCCATCGGCAAAACCAATCTGGATCAATTTGCCACAGGACTTGTGGGTACGCGTTCGCCGTATGGCGCATGTCAAAATAGCATTGATTCTGCGTATATTTCAGGCGGTTCTAGTTCAGGCAGTGCGGTGAGTGTTGCGCTTGATATGGTCGTTTTTTCTTTAGGAACCGATACAGCAGGTTCGGGCAGAGTGCCTGCGGCGTTTAATAATCTCTGTGGTTTTAAAGCCAGCAAAGGGGTCGTGAGTACCTCCGGTGTAGTACCCGCGTGTCGCAGTTTGGACTGTGTCTCATTGTTTTGTAAAGAGGCAAGCGATGTTTCTGCGATCTTCGAGATTATGGCGTCGTTTGATGAAGAAGATGTCTATGCTAGAGCGTTACCGCCCCAAAAGCGTGCGATACCTTTAAACTTTACCTTTGGTGTCCCCAAAGCGAGCGATCTTCAATTTTTTGGCGATACAGAGGCAAAAGTGCTGTTTGAGAAGAGTATAGAGCGTTTGATTGGCTTAGGTGGAGTGCCTAAGGAAATTGACTTTACCCCATTTTTAGAAGCGGCCAATCTCCTGTACAGTGGACCTTGGGTAAGCGAACGTTATGTTGCGACTCAAACACTGCTTCACACATCGCCTAAGAGCTTTTTAGAGGTAACCCGTGCCATTATTGCTCAAGGTGAGGCAAAAAAAGCGAGTGAGTATTTTGAAGCAGAGTATCAACTCAAGGCTTACCGCAGAGCGGCGGAGAAGATTTTGGCCGAAGTGGACTTTTGTGTAACACCGACCACGGGAACGATTTATACCATCGAAGCCATTCAAGCTGACCCGATAACGCTCAATAGCAATTTGGGCTATTACACCAATTTTATGAACCTTCTCGATCTTGCGGCGTATGCTTTGCCAGCAGGAGAACGCAGCAATCATCTGCCTTTTGGCATTACGATTTTTGCCGATCATTTTAACGATGAAGCGTTACTGGAGATGGGTGAACGCTATATGAAGGAGTCCATATGA
- a CDS encoding DMT family transporter codes for MKAYLPVIVLFGASILWGLSWIPLKAINAMGIQGITLSLGAYGIIALVMSPQLLRQRRVWWSHRKVMFLIALFGGGANLAFTYSLINGDVIRVMVLFYLLPVWGVLGGYFFLKERIDRWRWFGVVAAVLGAFLILGGFKILETPPSWMDALALLSGLLFALNNLLFRFAQSVPVASKIGAMFYGCFALAGLLLLVHVEPFVMNVGIHAWGALGLYALLWLLLANIGSQWGVTHMEAGRSSIIIIMELITAAISATIIAGETMDLREYIGGFLILSAALIEAVRNQEDETKERA; via the coding sequence ATGAAAGCCTATTTACCCGTCATTGTTTTATTCGGAGCTTCCATTTTATGGGGACTTTCATGGATTCCCTTAAAAGCCATCAATGCGATGGGCATACAAGGGATTACGCTGAGTTTAGGAGCGTATGGCATCATCGCTTTGGTGATGAGTCCACAACTCTTAAGGCAACGCAGAGTCTGGTGGAGCCATCGCAAAGTGATGTTTCTCATCGCGCTCTTTGGCGGAGGGGCAAACCTTGCGTTTACCTATTCGCTCATCAATGGTGACGTCATACGCGTCATGGTACTCTTTTACCTTTTGCCCGTATGGGGCGTTTTAGGGGGCTACTTTTTTTTAAAAGAGCGTATTGATAGATGGCGTTGGTTTGGAGTTGTTGCGGCTGTTTTAGGGGCATTTTTAATTTTAGGCGGCTTTAAAATCTTAGAGACACCGCCTTCTTGGATGGATGCGTTGGCGCTTCTTTCAGGACTGTTGTTTGCGCTCAATAACTTGCTATTTCGTTTTGCGCAAAGTGTTCCCGTGGCATCTAAAATCGGAGCCATGTTTTACGGCTGTTTTGCGTTAGCGGGACTTTTACTTTTAGTCCATGTGGAACCTTTTGTTATGAATGTTGGAATTCACGCTTGGGGAGCGCTTGGCTTGTATGCACTGCTTTGGTTGTTGCTTGCCAATATCGGTTCACAATGGGGCGTGACCCATATGGAAGCGGGGCGTTCGTCCATTATTATCATTATGGAGCTGATCACTGCAGCCATTTCGGCAACTATCATTGCAGGCGAAACGATGGATTTGAGAGAATATATCGGTGGATTTTTAATCCTCAGTGCGGCGCTCATCGAAGCGGTGCGAAACCAAGAAGATGAGACAAAGGAGAGAGCATGA